A stretch of DNA from Cytophagia bacterium CHB2:
AAACTGCACGCCCTCGATTTTCTCGCCGATCAACAAAATGGGTTTGCCGGCAGCCAGGTATTCAAACGTTTTACTCGGGATGATGGTCTCTCCCGTGCCGGGATTTGCGAGGAAAATCAACAGATCAGCAGCCCTCATCTCTTGCACGGCGGCGGCATGCGGCAAATAGCCGGCAAGGTCAACATAGGCTTGCACCTCATGTTGTACAATCCAATCATGCAAATTGCCGGTAAGATCGGCGCCCACGAATTGCAATTTAACTTCAGCGGGAGTGAGTTGTGCGGTTTGAACAAAACCGCGAAAACCGCGCAACAACGGCCGCGGGTCTTGAATGTGAGAAAGCGCGCCGACATAAGAAACGCAAAAACGGCCGTCGCTGCTTCTGGGTTGCCCGGCAAAATCTTCGTGATCATAGCCGTGCGGGATATAATGTGTTGTGCCCTCTGGGCGCCCGCCGGTTTCCTGCAATTGCGCCGCGAGTCCCGGCGAAACAGCGGTGACAGCGTGCGCATTCTTCAAAATGAATCGTTCCATCGCCCGCTGCAAAAGGCGATGAACTTTGGTGGGCGCTTGCGAAAATTCTTCGCGCAGCCAGGTGTCGCGAAAATCGCTGACCCAGCGAATGTTGCACATCCGGGAAAGCAACCATCCGGCAAGATGGCTTGCATGCGGCGGACCGGAGGTTACGATAAAACGAATTTGCTGGCGCC
This window harbors:
- a CDS encoding glycosyltransferase family 4 protein codes for the protein VKAIAYYASDQSLLDELAETHIIRTGSLDPARLLYLLRGKRAPQNSGGAGRGNLLYWFLLPDPRILWIPFALWRAWREIRRQQIRFIVTSGPPHASHLAGWLLSRMCNIRWVSDFRDTWLREEFSQAPTKVHRLLQRAMERFILKNAHAVTAVSPGLAAQLQETGGRPEGTTHYIPHGYDHEDFAGQPRSSDGRFCVSYVGALSHIQDPRPLLRGFRGFVQTAQLTPAEVKLQFVGADLTGNLHDWIVQHEVQAYVDLAGYLPHAAAVQEMRAADLLIFLANPGTGETIIPSKTFEYLAAGKPILLIGEKIEGVQFLLQHAHCRHCEFDAIDAIVRALLAFYTEFRAGALPAVAPQPLEFSRQQQAKRLAEIMMELI